A DNA window from Mucilaginibacter xinganensis contains the following coding sequences:
- a CDS encoding sensor histidine kinase has protein sequence MDKHLFKNLPGKYKNAYRNYYTSQNLAAVRVGSIIFLILNAIIRLLYFIFPLSLTRAENFPEFNIANWVFMISALLFYIISNFLIENFRKNKATTAIMSLFVFSFSLYIILCGMFSSFIATANPRNALTLYLISLIIISILCVFEVYETIMLMVAVEVLFTSLLTFSHTDPTEMIYNQLVSFILLGGFYLISRYFFSYKANFWMQVNEIKEKNLEIERGSAFKSQLLGTVAHDLRNPIAAVETLAMMMEMDDIDADTQDTLNLMKASCIRARTIIDDLLESARNENSGDFTTVKTELNGLIRDNIDVWKIHREAKNTIELISSISPAFAEVNYEKFTRVLDNLVGNALKFSKEKSKIEIFLTRGNQQIIIEVKDRGQGIPADMLPVIFTPFSKAGRPGLKGEQSTGLGLSIVKQIIEKHKGKIEVESEVGIGSTFRIVLPEIAD, from the coding sequence GTGGATAAACACCTTTTTAAAAACTTACCCGGTAAATATAAAAATGCCTACCGCAACTACTACACCAGTCAAAACCTGGCTGCTGTGCGCGTGGGGAGCATTATATTTTTAATATTAAATGCCATAATACGGTTATTGTACTTCATTTTTCCGCTTAGCCTTACGCGGGCCGAAAACTTCCCGGAGTTTAATATTGCCAACTGGGTATTCATGATCTCGGCGCTGCTATTTTATATCATCAGTAACTTTTTAATTGAGAACTTTAGGAAAAACAAAGCAACTACTGCCATAATGTCCTTGTTTGTTTTTTCGTTTTCGCTTTACATCATCCTTTGCGGTATGTTCAGTAGTTTTATTGCTACAGCCAACCCGCGCAATGCGTTAACACTTTACCTTATATCGCTTATCATCATTAGCATTTTATGCGTTTTCGAGGTTTATGAAACAATTATGCTCATGGTGGCTGTTGAAGTATTATTTACGTCGCTGCTAACCTTTAGCCATACTGACCCTACCGAAATGATCTACAACCAGTTGGTGTCTTTTATACTGCTGGGCGGCTTTTACCTTATATCAAGGTACTTTTTCTCATACAAAGCAAATTTTTGGATGCAGGTGAACGAGATAAAGGAGAAAAACCTTGAAATTGAACGCGGCAGCGCATTTAAAAGTCAATTATTGGGTACTGTTGCCCATGATCTGCGTAATCCTATAGCGGCGGTTGAAACATTGGCTATGATGATGGAGATGGACGATATTGATGCCGATACACAGGACACCCTGAATTTAATGAAAGCTTCGTGCATAAGGGCCCGTACCATAATTGACGACCTGCTGGAGTCTGCCCGGAATGAGAATTCTGGAGATTTTACAACCGTAAAAACCGAGCTAAACGGTTTGATAAGGGATAATATAGACGTTTGGAAAATTCATCGGGAAGCCAAAAACACAATTGAGCTAATCAGCTCAATAAGCCCCGCTTTTGCAGAGGTAAACTATGAGAAATTTACCCGCGTGCTGGATAACCTGGTAGGCAATGCGTTAAAATTCTCTAAAGAAAAAAGCAAAATAGAAATATTTTTGACCAGGGGCAATCAACAGATTATTATAGAGGTTAAGGACCGTGGCCAAGGTATCCCGGCCGATATGCTGCCGGTTATTTTCACCCCCTTTTCAAAAGCAGGCCGCCCGGGATTAAAAGGTGAGCAATCAACAGGCCTCGGCTTAAGCATTGTAAAACAAATAATAGAAAAACACAAAGGCAAAATTGAGGTAGAAAGCGAAGTGGGCATTGGTTCTACCTTCAGGATAGTATTACCGGAGATTGCGGATTAG
- a CDS encoding dienelactone hydrolase family protein: MEKYVTLKIADGTDMKAYTALPQVAFGKTNPGLILVQEAFGVNHHIRDMADRFAAQGFVVIAPEMYHRTAPPYFEGSYDNFEAVRSHAMALTFENNEADLKAAHRWLCHHELVNPENICSIGYCMGGRISFLANATLPIKAGVSYYSGNIQALAARAPGVSCRHLFFWGGLDKHIGQDQVDTIINAMDEAGKDYVNVKFANADHGFNCDERSSYHEKAAKEAWALTLAFFNNAIA; this comes from the coding sequence ATGGAAAAATATGTCACCCTTAAAATAGCTGATGGTACCGATATGAAGGCCTACACAGCGCTCCCGCAGGTTGCCTTTGGCAAAACCAACCCCGGCTTAATTCTGGTTCAGGAAGCCTTTGGCGTAAACCACCATATTCGCGATATGGCCGACAGGTTTGCCGCACAGGGCTTTGTAGTGATAGCGCCGGAAATGTATCACCGTACGGCGCCGCCCTATTTTGAGGGCAGCTATGATAATTTTGAAGCCGTCAGATCGCACGCTATGGCACTGACCTTTGAAAATAATGAAGCTGATTTGAAAGCTGCGCACCGCTGGTTGTGCCATCATGAGCTGGTAAACCCTGAAAATATATGCAGCATAGGTTATTGCATGGGCGGGCGAATTTCGTTTTTAGCTAACGCTACGCTGCCAATAAAAGCAGGTGTTAGCTATTACAGCGGCAATATCCAGGCTCTGGCAGCCAGGGCGCCCGGCGTAAGTTGCAGGCACTTGTTTTTTTGGGGTGGACTTGATAAACATATCGGTCAGGACCAGGTAGATACGATCATTAACGCCATGGATGAGGCCGGTAAAGACTATGTTAATGTGAAATTCGCAAATGCCGACCATGGCTTTAATTGCGATGAGCGCAGCAGCTATCATGAAAAGGCTGCAAAGGAAGCCTGGGCCTTAACGCTTGCCTTTTTTAATAATGCTATAGCTTGA